The Candidatus Methylomirabilota bacterium DNA window ACGAGCACGGGCGAGGCGCTCCGGTACCTTGCCGCGGCCCCGAAACCCGACCTCCTCGTGGTCGACTACAAGATGCCGGAGCTGAACGGTCTCGAGTTCATCCAGCGCGCGTGGGATCTCCGCCCGAAGCTGCGCGTGGTCATGATCACCGCCCACGGGACCCGCGAGCTCCTCGGCGAGGCGGCCGAGACGGGCGTCCACGGGCTCGTCCTGAAGCCCTTCACCCCTGCCGAGCTCACCCAGGGGATCAAGAAGGTCCTCGAGGAGTAGGTCGCCGCCCTAGGAGCGCGGGAATGGCCGCGGCTCCTCCTTCTTTTCCTTGTC harbors:
- a CDS encoding response regulator — encoded protein: MNIVVVDDDPMIVKMCESVLTKQGHTVQGFTSTGEALRYLAAAPKPDLLVVDYKMPELNGLEFIQRAWDLRPKLRVVMITAHGTRELLGEAAETGVHGLVLKPFTPAELTQGIKKVLEE